The following proteins are encoded in a genomic region of Corylus avellana chromosome ca4, CavTom2PMs-1.0:
- the LOC132176894 gene encoding uncharacterized protein LOC132176894: MGASSSSVNNLDLNVAPAAQPIVMPDVQPDVPVVPPEVSAIHPVVPVTHPNEPAAYPNVWQPTFVFDNRPITIHDSVMLHDSTAVAVAKGFVIPRDQTFLADRSDTDAINNSLAFSIQGAASVSDMAQRLSARNVELKVSRNQIGVLQRMLKYYKRKHVDLKQENTQLKKMVLSYAEYLGPKMLEMEKNTERLQRQHEKLRVDVQGCCKSLRTRSSQK, from the exons atgggagcatcatcatcatccgttaacaacctcgatttgaatgttgctcctgcagcacaacccattgttatgcctgacgtgcaaccggatgtgcctgttgttccccctgaagtgtctgctattcatcccgtcgtacctgttacacaccctaatgaacctgctgcatatcctaacgtatggcagccaacttttgtctttgacaatcgtcctatcactattcacgattctgtcatgctccatgattctactgctgtagcagtggccaaaggtttcgtaattccacgggatcaaacgttcttagctgataggtcggatactgatgctattaataactcattggcattcagtatccaaggtgctgcttcagtttctgacatggcacaacgtttgagtgccagaaatgttgagctgaaagtctcaagaaaccaaatcggggtcttacagcgaatgctcaaatactacaaacgaaaacacgtggatttgaagcaggagaatactcagctgaaaaagatggtgttatcttacgcagaatacttgggaccaaagatgctagaaatggagaagaataccgaacgtctccagcgacagcacgaaaaactccgggtcgatgttcaggggtgttgcaagtctctccgcacacgctctagtcag aaataa
- the LOC132178075 gene encoding uncharacterized protein LOC132178075: MVRRRDVPVVEEGEAPHNENNEIPPPPPPPPPTFHDGVHPTLVQFMGDITRQFTEAISRMSQPVAPVERIGCSMRDFTDQQFRTFNGTQGHTVAEAWISDIQLLHDTLKCTNEEKLTYTVLRLTGEALKWWKSQVELIGPGVVITWERFVEEFNRQYFPRSQKQLRAIEFQNLVQGTMSVEQYSIKFTELARFGINLIPDEVSKTERFENGLNSRIKERVVCHEIKNYARLVNVASLAERAIRETSAAYEHRKRSMPQASYPSKQFVVGTGSKQTDHKIFPPPVGSQKVACPKCGRMHFGDCRSESTGCFRCGQKGHFKKDCPMNTTGEAGAQRNDFQQRRPAQARVYTLTPVDDDENDEANNDIVTGTISLFGTLVCTLFDSRATHSFISALYTKICHISTRPFGQDWSVQTPGRERINELLSSLRDEH, encoded by the coding sequence ATGGTACGAAGACGTGATGTACCTGTCGTTGAGGAAGGCGAAGCACCTCATaatgaaaacaatgaaataccacctccacctccacctccacctccaacATTCCATGATGGTGTACACCCAACATTAGTCCAATTTATGGGAGATATTACTAGGCAATTCACGGAAGCAATTTCACGGATGTCTCAACCTGTTGCACCAGTCGAGCGTATCGGTTGCTCGATGCGTGACTTTACTGATCAGCAGTTTCGTACTTTCAATGGGACTCAAGGACATACAGTAGCTGAAGCTTGGATTTCAGATATCCAACTGCTGCACGACACGCTCAAGTGTACAAATGAGGAAAAGTTGACATACACCGTATTAAGGCTAACTGGTGAAGCCCTTAAGTGGTGGAAGTCCCAGGTAGAGCTGATAGGACCTGGTGTTGTTATCACGTGGGAAAGGTTTGTTGAGGAATTCAACAGGCAATATTTCCCAAGGTCACAAAAGCAGTTAAGAGCTATTGAATTTCAGAACTTGGTGCAAGGTACTATGTCAGTGGAACAATACTCAATTAAATTCACTGAGTTAGCCAGGTTTGGTATTAATCTTATTCCTGACGAAGTATCAAAGACAGAACGTTTTGAAAATGGTCTTAACTCTCGTATCAAGGAAAGAGTTGTCTGCCATGAGATCAAGAACTATGCTCGATTAGTAAACGTAGCATCCCTTGCTGAGAGGGCAATTCGTGAGACATCTGCAGCTTACGAACATAGGAAACGGTCAATGCCTCAGGCATCCTATCCATCCAAACAATTTGTCGTAGGGACTGGCTCCAAACAGACGGACCACAAGATTTTTCCTCCTCCTGTAGGAAGTCAGAAGGTTGCTTGTCCCAAATGTGGAAGAATGCATTTTGGAGATTGCAGGAGCGAAAGTACTGGCTGTTTTCGATGTGGTCAAAAGGGGCATTTTAAGAAGGATTGTCCGATGAATACTACGGGGGAAGCTGGAGCACAAAGGAATGACTTCCAACAAAGAAGGCCTGCTCAAGCGAGAGTATATACGTTGACCCCCGTAGATGACGATGAGAATGATGAAGCGAACAATGATATAGTGACAGGTACCATTTCTCTATTTGGTACTCTTGTGTGTACTCTCTTTGATTCTAGAGCTACACATTCATTCATTTCTGCATTATACACTAAGATTTGTCATATAAGTACACGACCATTTGGGCAAGATTGGTCGGTACAAACACCAGGACGAGAAAGGATAAATGAATTACTATCATCATTGAGGGATGAGCATTAG